A window of Oceanotoga teriensis contains these coding sequences:
- a CDS encoding NAD(+)/NADH kinase: MKIILFFNPTKHNKEYIEKNISYIFESNNIEVLDILSASSFVNEKIANSADFYVVLGGDGTVLRISQIATFHNKPIISINLGTLGFLSAYSREEIELAALDIKNKNLKFSSRYLIKCNIDGKNIIALNDFVIQKSQPVGTIDLEVKVANHILYSFLGDGIIISTPTGATGYALSSGGSIIDPDLNMMELVPLSPHALNIRPFIVSPNRSIEININNISAGFSYITGDGNIIKKLEPGTSIKISGSEKRILLAQKNTETFYSTLNKKLAFGRRFE; the protein is encoded by the coding sequence TTGAAGATAATTTTATTTTTTAATCCTACAAAACATAATAAAGAATATATTGAAAAAAATATATCTTATATTTTTGAAAGTAATAATATAGAAGTTTTAGATATATTATCTGCAAGTTCGTTTGTAAATGAAAAAATAGCCAATTCAGCTGATTTTTACGTTGTTCTTGGTGGTGATGGAACCGTACTCAGAATTTCTCAAATAGCAACTTTTCATAATAAACCTATAATATCTATAAATCTCGGTACATTAGGATTTTTAAGCGCTTATTCAAGAGAAGAAATCGAATTAGCTGCTTTGGATATTAAAAATAAAAATTTAAAATTTTCTTCAAGATATTTAATAAAATGCAATATTGATGGTAAAAATATAATTGCTCTGAATGATTTTGTTATTCAAAAAAGTCAACCAGTTGGTACTATAGATCTTGAAGTCAAAGTTGCGAATCATATTTTGTATTCTTTTTTAGGAGATGGTATAATAATTTCTACTCCTACTGGTGCAACTGGATATGCTCTTTCTTCAGGTGGTAGTATAATAGACCCAGATTTAAATATGATGGAATTAGTTCCTCTTTCTCCTCATGCTTTAAATATAAGACCTTTTATTGTGTCTCCAAATAGAAGTATTGAAATAAATATTAATAATATTTCAGCTGGTTTTTCATATATAACAGGAGATGGAAATATAATAAAGAAGCTTGAGCCAGGTACTTCTATAAAAATTTCTGGAAGTGAAAAGAGAATTTTACTTGCACAAAAAAATACTGAAACTTTTTATTCAACCTTAAATAAAAAACTGGCTTTTGGCAGGAGGTTTGAATGA
- a CDS encoding phosphate signaling complex PhoU family protein, which produces MIDDFEERHLNSFKNDKLIIFLNNVLKMGRLVQGMFYKFKDSYFEKDKNLSNEIIEQDDRLDFLESKLEYDGLTMISANNYTGIYLKASLLGIKLSYIFENMGDLCEENAKINLEILKLPQFVNMVSFEDIFIQSHEMLSISLRLFSDFINLETDKLSKVDIDKKFFEPAKKICAMDIEVNSLLSAYKKHLYKSKESVKTTNLHLNILSNIERFSDFTTNISENIIWALKGVRYKCRGTNLEYFYSLEDDL; this is translated from the coding sequence ATGATTGATGATTTTGAAGAAAGACATTTGAATTCATTTAAAAATGATAAATTAATAATATTTTTAAATAATGTTTTAAAAATGGGAAGACTTGTACAAGGTATGTTTTACAAATTTAAAGATTCTTATTTTGAAAAAGATAAAAATTTATCCAACGAGATAATCGAACAAGATGATAGACTCGATTTTTTAGAATCTAAATTAGAATATGATGGATTAACAATGATAAGTGCCAATAATTATACTGGAATATATTTAAAAGCCTCTCTTTTAGGTATTAAACTGTCATATATTTTTGAAAACATGGGTGATTTATGTGAAGAAAATGCTAAAATAAATCTTGAAATCTTAAAATTACCCCAATTCGTAAATATGGTAAGTTTTGAAGATATTTTTATTCAAAGCCATGAAATGTTGTCTATATCTTTAAGACTTTTTTCTGATTTCATAAATCTTGAGACAGATAAATTGTCAAAAGTTGATATAGATAAAAAATTTTTTGAACCAGCTAAAAAAATTTGTGCTATGGATATAGAGGTTAATTCTTTATTATCAGCATATAAAAAACATCTTTATAAATCAAAAGAATCAGTTAAAACAACAAATTTACATTTGAACATATTATCAAATATAGAAAGATTTTCTGATTTCACAACAAATATATCTGAAAATATAATATGGGCTCTCAAAGGTGTTCGTTATAAATGCAGAGGTACTAATCTCGAATATTTTTATTCTTTGGAGGACGATTTATGA